Proteins from one Staphylococcus sp. IVB6214 genomic window:
- the pyrF gene encoding orotidine-5'-phosphate decarboxylase encodes MKNTPIIALDFATKDEVMAFLAKFDTPLFVKVGMELFYQTGPTLLDVIKQQGHDIFLDLKLHDIPNTVGKAMEGLGRLNVDLVNVHAAGGSVMMQRAVEGLRRTNPDTKIIAVTQLTSTTEQQLHNEQKIDMLMEEAVCHYAKLAQDSGLDGVVCSPLEAAPITAHCGADFLKVTPGVRPANAAVNDQKRVTTPQQARALGSTHIVVGRPITQSDDPVASYQQITESWLGKW; translated from the coding sequence ATGAAAAATACACCGATTATCGCATTGGACTTTGCGACGAAAGATGAAGTAATGGCATTTTTGGCGAAGTTCGACACGCCGTTGTTTGTGAAGGTAGGTATGGAGCTGTTCTATCAAACGGGTCCGACATTACTCGATGTAATCAAACAACAAGGTCATGATATATTCTTAGACTTGAAGCTCCATGACATTCCGAATACAGTCGGAAAGGCGATGGAGGGACTTGGTCGCTTGAACGTTGATCTTGTGAATGTTCATGCTGCGGGTGGTTCAGTGATGATGCAGCGTGCGGTCGAAGGGTTGCGACGTACCAATCCTGATACGAAAATTATTGCGGTGACACAGCTGACATCGACAACGGAACAACAGCTTCATAATGAGCAAAAGATTGACATGTTGATGGAAGAAGCGGTATGTCATTACGCAAAATTGGCACAGGATTCAGGATTGGACGGTGTGGTGTGTTCACCACTGGAAGCGGCACCGATTACGGCACACTGCGGGGCAGACTTTTTGAAGGTAACGCCGGGTGTGCGACCTGCAAATGCCGCTGTGAACGATCAGAAACGAGTGACGACACCCCAACAGGCGAGAGCACTTGGGTCGACACACATCGTGGTAGGTAGACCGATTACACAAAGTGACGATCCGGTCGCAAGTTATCAACAAATTACAGAAAGTTGGTTAGGTAAATGGTAA
- the pyrE gene encoding orotate phosphoribosyltransferase has product MVKAIAQSLLDIEAVSLSPNDMFTWSSGIKSPIYCDNRVTLGFPEVREAIRDGLVELIEQHFPEVEIVSGTATAGIPHAAYVSEKMNLPMNYVRSKSKSHGKQNQIEGANSKGKKVVVIEDLISTGGSSITAVEALREAGADVLGVVAIFTYGLQKADDMFGDAKVPFYTISNYDELIEVAEAQGKITSEDIDTLVSWRNEL; this is encoded by the coding sequence ATGGTAAAAGCAATTGCACAATCATTATTAGACATTGAAGCAGTTTCATTATCACCGAACGACATGTTTACATGGAGTTCAGGTATCAAGTCACCGATATATTGTGATAACCGTGTCACGTTAGGATTTCCTGAAGTGCGTGAAGCGATTCGTGATGGACTCGTTGAATTAATTGAGCAACATTTTCCAGAAGTAGAGATTGTTTCGGGTACTGCAACAGCAGGTATTCCACATGCAGCATACGTATCAGAAAAGATGAACTTGCCGATGAACTACGTGCGTTCAAAAAGTAAGAGTCACGGGAAACAAAATCAAATAGAAGGCGCTAATAGCAAAGGGAAAAAGGTCGTTGTAATTGAAGATTTAATCTCAACAGGTGGTTCTTCAATTACAGCAGTAGAAGCACTGCGTGAAGCAGGTGCTGATGTATTAGGTGTTGTTGCCATCTTCACTTATGGCTTACAAAAAGCTGATGATATGTTTGGTGACGCAAAAGTACCATTCTATACAATCAGTAACTACGACGAATTGATTGAAGTAGCAGAAGCACAAGGTAAGATTACTTCAGAAGATATTGATACATTAGTGTCATGGCGTAACGAATTATAA
- the carB gene encoding carbamoyl-phosphate synthase large subunit, which translates to MPKRNDIKTILVIGSGPIIIGQAAEFDYAGTQACLALKEEGYRVILVNSNPATIMTDKEIADKVYIEPLTHDFIARIIRKEQPDALLPTLGGQTGLNMAIELHESGVLESNNVQLLGTELSSINQAEDRELFRTLMNELNVPVPESDIVNTLEQAFAFKEQVGYPLIVRPAFTMGGTGGGICHNDEELHEVVSNGLKYSPATQCLIEKSIAGYKEIEYEVMRDKNDNAIVVCNMENIDPVGIHTGDSVVVAPSQTLSDVEYQMLRDVSLKVIRALGIEGGCNVQLALDPHSMNYYIIEVNPRVSRSSALASKATGYPIAKLAAKIAVGLTLDEMKNPVTGTSYAAFEPSLDYIVSKIPRFPFDKFEKGERELGTQMKATGEVMSMGRTYEESLLKAIRSLEYGVHHLGLPNGESFDLDYIKKRIEAQDDERLFFIGEAIRRGTTLEELHEMTKIDYFFLNKFKNIIDIEHTLKENKNDIDYLRLAKRYGFSDRTIAHRFEMTEEAVAQLRQEHGIHPVYKMVDTCAAEFESATPYYYGTYEEENESIVTDKEKIIVLGSGPIRIGQGVEFDYATVHAVWAIQNAGYEAIIVNNNPETVSTDFSISDKLYFEPLTEEDVMNIINLEQPKGVVVQFGGQTAINLADKLAQHGVKILGTSLEDLNRAEDRKEFEALLRNIDVPQPKGKTATSAQEALDNAREIGYPVVVRPSYVLGGRAMEIVYNDDELHNYMTEAVKASPDHPVLVDRYLTGKEIEVDAICDGETVIIPGIMEHIERAGVHSGDSIAVYPPQTLTQDEIDTLEAYTVKLAKGLNIVGLINIQFVLAHDGVYVLEVNPRASRTVPFLSKITGIQMAQLAMRAIMGEKLAELGFEQGVQPYQEGVFVKAPVFSFNKLKNVDITLGPEMKSTGEVMGRDLTLEKALFKGLTAAGMTVKDYGTALITVSDKDKDEMVKIAQRLNAVGYKIIATAGTAQKLADHGIKVETVGKIGGQDDLISKIQNGDVQIVINTMTKGKAIARDGFQIRRTSVENGVPCLTSLDTANALTNVIESMTFSMRNM; encoded by the coding sequence ATGCCTAAAAGAAATGATATTAAAACAATTCTTGTAATTGGGTCGGGTCCAATCATTATCGGTCAAGCAGCAGAGTTTGACTATGCAGGTACACAAGCATGTCTCGCTTTAAAAGAAGAAGGATATCGTGTCATCTTAGTCAACTCAAACCCTGCAACGATTATGACAGATAAAGAAATTGCAGATAAAGTATATATCGAACCATTAACACATGACTTTATCGCACGTATCATTCGTAAAGAACAACCAGATGCACTCCTTCCAACGTTAGGCGGACAAACTGGTTTGAATATGGCGATTGAATTGCACGAAAGTGGCGTTCTAGAATCAAACAATGTGCAATTACTTGGAACAGAACTGTCATCAATCAACCAAGCGGAAGACAGAGAGTTGTTCCGTACGTTGATGAACGAACTTAACGTGCCAGTACCTGAAAGTGACATTGTCAATACATTGGAACAAGCCTTTGCATTCAAAGAACAAGTGGGTTATCCATTGATTGTACGCCCTGCATTCACAATGGGTGGTACAGGTGGCGGTATTTGTCACAATGATGAAGAACTTCATGAAGTTGTCTCGAACGGATTGAAATACAGCCCAGCAACACAATGTTTAATCGAAAAATCAATCGCTGGATATAAAGAAATTGAATATGAAGTGATGCGTGATAAGAACGACAATGCAATTGTTGTATGTAACATGGAAAACATTGACCCAGTTGGTATTCATACAGGTGACTCAGTTGTTGTTGCACCGAGCCAAACATTGTCAGATGTCGAATACCAAATGTTGCGTGACGTGTCATTAAAAGTCATTCGTGCCTTAGGTATTGAAGGTGGTTGTAACGTGCAACTTGCATTAGATCCACACTCAATGAATTACTACATTATCGAAGTAAATCCACGTGTATCACGTTCATCAGCCCTTGCATCAAAAGCAACAGGTTATCCAATTGCGAAGTTAGCAGCGAAAATTGCAGTCGGTTTAACATTGGATGAGATGAAAAACCCAGTGACAGGCACATCCTATGCGGCATTTGAACCAAGCTTAGACTACATCGTTTCTAAAATTCCACGTTTCCCATTCGATAAGTTTGAAAAAGGTGAACGTGAACTCGGCACACAGATGAAAGCGACGGGTGAAGTCATGTCGATGGGGCGCACGTATGAAGAATCATTATTGAAAGCCATTCGTTCACTTGAATATGGTGTACATCATCTTGGATTACCAAATGGTGAATCATTCGACCTAGATTACATTAAAAAGCGTATCGAAGCACAAGATGACGAACGTCTCTTCTTCATCGGAGAAGCGATTCGTCGAGGTACAACATTAGAAGAACTTCATGAGATGACAAAAATCGATTACTTCTTCTTGAATAAATTCAAAAACATCATTGATATCGAACACACGCTTAAAGAGAACAAAAATGACATTGATTACTTGAGACTAGCGAAACGCTACGGATTCAGTGATCGTACGATTGCACATCGTTTTGAAATGACTGAAGAAGCGGTTGCGCAGCTACGACAAGAACATGGCATTCACCCAGTTTACAAAATGGTGGATACGTGTGCAGCGGAATTTGAATCGGCAACACCGTATTACTACGGCACATATGAAGAAGAGAATGAATCTATCGTTACTGACAAAGAGAAAATCATTGTACTAGGTTCTGGTCCTATTCGTATCGGACAAGGGGTAGAATTCGATTATGCGACAGTACACGCAGTATGGGCAATTCAAAATGCAGGGTACGAAGCGATTATCGTGAACAATAACCCAGAAACGGTATCAACTGACTTCTCAATTTCTGATAAATTATACTTCGAGCCACTGACAGAAGAAGATGTAATGAACATCATCAATCTTGAACAACCTAAAGGTGTGGTCGTACAGTTCGGTGGACAAACAGCGATTAACTTAGCGGATAAGTTAGCGCAACACGGTGTGAAAATTCTTGGTACATCATTAGAAGACTTGAACCGAGCAGAAGACCGTAAAGAATTTGAAGCGTTATTGCGTAACATCGATGTGCCACAACCAAAAGGTAAAACAGCAACATCCGCACAAGAAGCGTTAGATAATGCGCGTGAAATTGGTTACCCAGTTGTCGTAAGACCGTCATATGTACTTGGTGGACGTGCGATGGAGATTGTTTACAATGATGATGAACTTCATAACTATATGACTGAAGCGGTAAAAGCAAGCCCAGATCATCCAGTGCTTGTAGACCGTTACTTAACAGGTAAGGAAATTGAAGTCGATGCCATTTGTGATGGTGAAACAGTCATTATTCCAGGTATTATGGAACATATTGAGCGTGCAGGTGTGCACTCAGGTGACTCAATTGCCGTATACCCACCACAAACATTGACACAAGATGAGATCGACACACTTGAAGCGTACACAGTGAAGTTAGCAAAAGGTTTAAACATTGTCGGTTTAATCAATATTCAATTTGTATTAGCGCATGATGGTGTATATGTTCTAGAAGTAAATCCACGTGCTAGTCGTACAGTGCCGTTTTTAAGTAAGATTACAGGTATCCAAATGGCACAACTTGCAATGCGTGCCATTATGGGTGAAAAATTAGCAGAACTTGGCTTTGAACAAGGCGTTCAACCATATCAAGAAGGCGTCTTCGTTAAAGCACCAGTATTCAGCTTTAACAAGTTGAAAAATGTAGATATCACACTCGGACCAGAAATGAAATCAACAGGTGAAGTCATGGGTCGTGATTTAACACTTGAAAAAGCATTGTTCAAAGGATTAACAGCGGCAGGAATGACTGTGAAAGACTACGGTACAGCACTGATTACAGTGAGTGATAAAGACAAAGACGAAATGGTGAAAATTGCACAACGACTCAATGCGGTTGGTTATAAAATTATTGCAACGGCAGGGACAGCACAAAAATTAGCAGATCATGGTATTAAAGTTGAAACGGTTGGCAAAATTGGCGGTCAAGATGATTTGATCTCGAAAATTCAAAACGGTGATGTCCAAATTGTGATCAATACAATGACAAAAGGTAAGGCAATTGCACGAGATGGTTTCCAAATTCGACGTACATCAGTAGAAAACGGCGTACCATGTTTAACATCATTAGATACAGCGAATGCATTAACGAACGTTATTGAAAGTATGACATTCTCAATGCGTAATATGTAG
- a CDS encoding dihydroorotate dehydrogenase electron transfer subunit: protein MEKLTVISNEQIADRIYELKVTGPVVASLKQPGQFVHIKAGQGSQHMLRRPISICEIDPANQSFTMLFRAEGAGTQKIAALREGDALDILAPLGNGFPVEKAKKKALLVGGGIGVPPLYELSKQLNAQGIETVHVLGFRSKKDVFYQEKFEALGDTHIVTEDGSLGSQGFVTTVIDKLPVDYDIYYTCGPKPMLKALTELYTLKDVPGYISLEERMGCGIGACFACVCHVPDSPTDYVKVCTDGPVFEKGTVVL from the coding sequence GTGGAAAAATTAACAGTCATTTCGAATGAACAGATAGCAGATCGTATTTATGAATTGAAGGTGACTGGACCGGTTGTTGCATCATTAAAGCAACCGGGTCAGTTCGTACACATCAAAGCAGGCCAAGGGTCACAACATATGTTGCGACGCCCGATATCAATTTGTGAGATTGATCCAGCGAATCAAAGTTTTACGATGTTGTTTCGTGCAGAAGGGGCAGGGACACAAAAAATAGCAGCATTGCGTGAAGGGGATGCATTAGATATTCTTGCACCGCTTGGCAATGGCTTCCCAGTCGAAAAAGCGAAGAAAAAAGCATTGCTTGTAGGTGGCGGTATTGGTGTGCCACCGCTTTATGAACTCTCTAAACAACTTAATGCGCAAGGGATAGAAACGGTACATGTACTCGGATTTCGTTCTAAAAAAGATGTGTTCTACCAAGAAAAGTTCGAGGCTTTAGGAGATACACACATCGTAACAGAAGATGGGTCACTTGGTTCGCAAGGCTTTGTGACAACAGTTATTGATAAACTACCTGTCGATTACGATATCTATTACACATGTGGACCGAAACCTATGTTAAAAGCATTGACAGAATTGTACACATTAAAAGACGTGCCGGGTTATATCTCATTGGAAGAGCGTATGGGCTGTGGTATAGGGGCTTGTTTTGCATGTGTTTGTCATGTGCCTGATAGCCCGACAGACTATGTCAAAGTATGTACGGATGGGCCAGTATTTGAAAAAGGAACGGTGGTACTATGA
- a CDS encoding dihydroorotate dehydrogenase has protein sequence MSRLNVEIPGLSLKNPIMPASGCFAFGKEYSQFYDLSELGAIMIKAATKEVRFGNETPRVAETDSGMINAIGLQNPGVHHILEHELKALEQYDVPIIANVAGSVEDDYVYVAEHISKAPNVKALELNISCPNVKEGGMQFGVDPQVAAELTRKVKAVSSVPVYVKLSPNVTNIVEMATAIAEYADGLTMINTLVGLRIDANSGQPIINNVVGGLSGPAIKPVALRMVYEVRKALPDIPIIAMGGVQDVQDVIDFVSVGADAVAVGTANFQNPTVCKDIIDALPARLDELGVTHIHELKGRTQGGRA, from the coding sequence ATGAGTCGACTGAATGTAGAAATACCAGGTTTATCACTTAAGAATCCAATCATGCCTGCAAGTGGCTGTTTCGCCTTTGGAAAAGAATATAGTCAGTTTTATGACTTATCGGAGTTAGGAGCCATCATGATTAAAGCCGCAACAAAAGAAGTGCGATTCGGGAATGAAACACCACGTGTTGCGGAAACAGATAGTGGGATGATCAATGCAATCGGGTTGCAAAATCCAGGTGTTCACCACATTTTGGAGCATGAATTGAAAGCCTTGGAGCAATATGATGTACCGATTATCGCTAATGTGGCAGGTTCTGTTGAAGATGACTATGTCTATGTCGCAGAGCACATCTCAAAAGCACCGAATGTAAAGGCACTCGAACTAAATATTTCATGTCCGAATGTAAAAGAAGGAGGCATGCAGTTTGGTGTGGATCCACAAGTAGCAGCCGAATTGACACGCAAAGTGAAAGCTGTCTCTTCTGTGCCAGTGTATGTGAAATTGTCTCCGAATGTGACGAATATCGTTGAAATGGCGACTGCAATTGCGGAATATGCAGATGGTTTAACGATGATTAATACACTTGTTGGTTTACGTATTGATGCCAATTCGGGTCAACCTATTATCAATAACGTGGTGGGTGGCTTGAGTGGTCCTGCAATCAAACCTGTCGCACTGCGCATGGTGTACGAAGTGCGTAAGGCATTGCCAGATATTCCAATTATCGCTATGGGTGGCGTACAAGATGTACAAGACGTCATTGACTTCGTTTCAGTCGGTGCAGATGCGGTCGCAGTCGGTACAGCCAACTTCCAAAATCCAACGGTATGTAAAGATATCATTGATGCATTGCCAGCACGCTTAGATGAGTTGGGTGTGACACATATCCATGAATTGAAAGGTCGTACACAAGGAGGACGTGCATAG
- a CDS encoding VOC family protein, with translation MQIPKITTFLMFNGDAEAAIKKYTSLFEDSEIVTMVKYDESVPEQAGKVQHAIFTLNNQVFMAIDNINGTPIEMTPATSLYVTVKDVFEMERLFNGLKDGGAILMPKTSMPPQYREFAWVQDKFGVNFQLALPEKQK, from the coding sequence ATGCAAATTCCAAAAATAACGACGTTCTTAATGTTTAATGGCGATGCAGAAGCAGCGATAAAAAAATACACATCTCTTTTTGAAGACAGTGAGATCGTGACGATGGTCAAGTATGACGAGTCTGTTCCTGAACAAGCAGGCAAAGTACAACATGCTATCTTCACATTAAACAACCAAGTCTTTATGGCGATTGACAACATTAATGGGACGCCAATCGAAATGACACCTGCAACATCACTTTATGTCACTGTTAAAGATGTCTTTGAGATGGAACGACTATTTAATGGCTTAAAAGACGGCGGCGCTATCCTGATGCCGAAAACATCTATGCCGCCCCAATACCGCGAATTCGCATGGGTGCAAGATAAATTTGGCGTCAACTTTCAACTAGCCTTACCAGAAAAACAAAAATAA